The following are from one region of the Molothrus aeneus isolate 106 unplaced genomic scaffold, BPBGC_Maene_1.0 scaffold_128, whole genome shotgun sequence genome:
- the ERCC2 gene encoding general transcription and DNA repair factor IIH helicase subunit XPD — MKLNVDGLLVLFPYEFIYPEQFSYMLELKRTLDAKGHGVLEMPSGTGKTVSLLALIIAYQRAHPLDVSKLIYCSRTVPEIEKVVEELRKLLECYERELGEPLPFLALALSSRKNLCVHPEVSALRFGKEVDSRCLALTASYLRDPPEGARPSCSFFQEFEARGRQSPLPFGVHNLDDLRALGRQRGLCPYFMARASLVHANVVVYSYHYLLDPKIAGLVSAELARSSVVVFDEAHNIGAAPKTPKNPKKTPKKNPKNPESWGVG; from the exons ATGAA GCTGAACGTGGACGGGCTCCTGGTGCTGTTCCCCTATGAGTTCATCTACCCCGAGCAGTTCTCCTACATGCTGGAGCTCAAACGCACCCTGGACGCCAAG GGCCACGGGGTTCTGGAGATGCCGTCGGGGACGGGCAAGACGGTGTCACTGCTGGCCCTGATCATCGCCTACCAGCGC GCCCACCCCCTGGACGTGTCCAAGCTGATTTACTGCTCCCGCACGGTGCCCGAGATCGAGAAG GTGGTGGAGGAGCTGCGGAAGCTTCTGGAATGCTACGAGCgggagctgggggagccccTGCCCTTCCTGGCGCTGGCGCTGAGCTCCCGCAAGAATCTCTGCGTGCACCCCGAG GTCTCCGCGCTCCGCTTCGGGAAGGAGGTCGACAGCCGCTGCCTGGCCCTGACGGCCTCGTACCTGCGGGACCCCCCCGAGGgagcccggcccagctgctccttcttccAG GAGTTCGAGGCCCGGGGCCGGCAGAGCCCCCTCCCCTTTGGGGTTCACAACCTGGACGATCTCCGGGCGCTCGGGCGCCAGCGCGGCCTCTGCCCCTACTTCATGGCCAGGGCCTCT CTGGTGCACGCCAACGTGGTGGTGTACAGCTACCATTACCTGCTGGACCCCAAGATCGCCGGGCTGGTGTCGGCCGAGCTCGCCCGCTCCTCGGTCGTGGTGTTCGATGAGGCTCACAACATCGGTGccgccccaaaaacccca